A genomic window from Flavobacterium johnsoniae includes:
- a CDS encoding DUF4870 domain-containing protein, which produces MEKTSEKNTAAFTHLSTLSQYIIPFGNYIFPLIIWTNYKDKSEFADHHGKQALNFQLSLLLYTLILALIAIPIFVSVVLQNIPIEAFFNDHNFVIRNFDFQSHIGMLSVGITAVVLFGLLKFVEFFLVIYATIKASNGELYKYPLTIPFIK; this is translated from the coding sequence ATGGAAAAAACATCAGAAAAGAATACAGCAGCATTTACTCATTTGAGTACATTAAGTCAATATATAATTCCGTTTGGGAACTATATTTTTCCGCTAATCATTTGGACAAACTACAAAGATAAATCTGAATTTGCAGATCATCACGGAAAACAGGCTTTGAATTTTCAGTTAAGCTTATTGCTTTATACTTTGATTTTAGCACTTATCGCAATACCAATTTTTGTATCAGTAGTTTTACAGAACATTCCAATTGAAGCCTTTTTTAACGATCATAATTTTGTGATTAGAAACTTTGACTTTCAATCGCATATCGGAATGCTAAGTGTCGGAATTACAGCTGTAGTACTTTTTGGATTATTAAAATTTGTTGAATTCTTTTTAGTGATTTATGCTACGATAAAAGCTTCAAACGGAGAATTATACAAATATCCGCTTACGATTCCTTTTATAAAGTAA
- a CDS encoding multicopper oxidase family protein: MKIKYIPILFLIAFQLKAQKVVRYDLHVRDTIVNFSGKEKRAIAVNGQIPMPTLTFTEGDIAEIYVHNELKKETTSMHWHGLFLPNKEDGVPYLTQMPIEPGTIHKYTFPIIQNGTYWYHSHSGLQEQIGLYGLFIINKKKDDATIRKGIDDLPTIPVILSEWSDLKPENIQRMLHNANDWFAIKKGTTQSYFEALKQKHFSTKVTNEWKRMNAMDVSDVYYEKFLLNGKNEQQISDLKPGSKVRLRIANGGASSYFWLTYGGGKITVVASDGNDVEPVEVDRLIIAVSETYDVVVTIPENNKSFAFLATAEDRTGSASLFLGNGEKQPIHHLSKLKYFEGMKMMNDMMKMNGEMNDMGMNMSLNKMDMNAVMYPEISGEDENSKPKMDHSNHNMEEMKMESDSTETSEIVTLNYGMLKSPFKTNLPKEAPVKELRFTLSGNMNRYVWSLDNKVVSETDKILIKKGENVRIVLYNGSMMRHPMHLHGHDFRILNEHGDYSPLKNVIDIMPMETDTIEFQANADGDWFFHCHILYHMMAGMGRIFTYENSAPNPLIHHPEMAYKMLKMDDRMFHFMAENDFASNGNDGEAMYSNTRWSIGTEWRLGYNDKHGYETETHIGRYIGKNQWLMPFIGFDWRYRKMGMDEQEQNLFGQKNTKDNRSVFSAGLEYTLPMLIKAQVEVYTDGNVRLQFERKDIPLSQRLRMNLMWNTDKEYMAGLKYIVARNFGITTHYDSDMGIGFGVNLNY, encoded by the coding sequence ATGAAAATTAAATATATACCTATACTATTTCTAATCGCTTTTCAGCTAAAGGCACAAAAAGTAGTGCGTTACGATTTGCATGTTCGTGATACAATCGTCAATTTTTCGGGTAAAGAAAAACGTGCGATTGCTGTAAACGGACAAATTCCGATGCCTACGCTGACTTTTACCGAAGGCGATATTGCAGAAATTTATGTGCATAACGAACTCAAAAAAGAAACAACTTCAATGCACTGGCACGGATTATTTCTCCCAAATAAAGAAGACGGAGTTCCGTACTTGACTCAAATGCCGATTGAGCCTGGAACAATTCATAAATATACATTTCCAATTATTCAAAATGGAACGTATTGGTATCACAGTCATTCTGGTTTACAGGAACAAATTGGTTTGTACGGACTTTTTATTATCAATAAGAAAAAAGACGATGCAACGATTCGAAAAGGAATTGACGATTTACCAACAATTCCAGTTATTTTAAGCGAATGGTCGGATTTGAAACCTGAGAATATTCAGCGAATGCTGCACAATGCTAACGATTGGTTTGCCATAAAAAAAGGAACAACGCAAAGTTATTTTGAAGCTTTAAAACAAAAACATTTTTCGACGAAAGTGACCAACGAATGGAAACGTATGAACGCGATGGATGTCAGCGATGTTTATTATGAAAAGTTTCTACTTAATGGAAAAAATGAGCAACAGATTTCAGACCTTAAACCTGGCTCAAAAGTTAGATTACGAATTGCAAATGGGGGTGCTTCAAGTTATTTCTGGCTGACATACGGCGGAGGAAAAATTACAGTTGTAGCCAGCGATGGAAATGACGTTGAACCTGTAGAAGTTGATCGTTTGATTATTGCCGTTTCTGAAACGTATGATGTTGTTGTTACTATTCCTGAGAATAATAAATCTTTTGCTTTTTTGGCTACAGCCGAAGACAGAACTGGGTCTGCATCTTTGTTTTTAGGAAATGGAGAAAAACAGCCCATTCATCATCTTTCGAAATTAAAATATTTTGAAGGAATGAAAATGATGAATGATATGATGAAAATGAATGGCGAAATGAACGACATGGGCATGAATATGTCTTTGAACAAAATGGACATGAATGCCGTAATGTATCCTGAAATTTCGGGTGAAGATGAAAATTCTAAACCAAAAATGGATCATTCTAATCATAATATGGAAGAGATGAAAATGGAAAGCGACAGTACTGAAACCTCCGAAATTGTGACTTTGAATTACGGAATGCTGAAATCTCCGTTTAAGACAAATCTTCCAAAAGAGGCTCCTGTTAAAGAATTACGTTTTACATTATCTGGAAATATGAATCGCTATGTTTGGAGTTTGGATAATAAAGTAGTTTCTGAAACCGATAAAATTCTAATTAAAAAAGGAGAAAACGTTCGTATTGTTTTATATAATGGTTCGATGATGCGCCATCCAATGCATTTACATGGACATGATTTTAGAATTCTGAATGAACATGGCGATTATTCTCCGTTAAAAAATGTGATTGATATTATGCCAATGGAAACCGATACGATCGAATTTCAGGCAAATGCTGATGGTGACTGGTTTTTTCACTGTCATATTTTATACCACATGATGGCAGGAATGGGAAGAATTTTTACTTATGAAAACTCTGCACCAAATCCTTTGATTCATCATCCTGAAATGGCTTATAAAATGCTAAAAATGGATGATAGAATGTTTCATTTTATGGCTGAAAATGATTTTGCGTCTAATGGAAATGATGGTGAAGCGATGTACAGCAATACTCGTTGGAGCATCGGAACCGAATGGAGATTGGGTTATAACGACAAACATGGTTATGAAACCGAAACTCATATTGGGCGTTATATTGGAAAAAATCAATGGTTAATGCCTTTTATTGGTTTTGACTGGCGCTATCGAAAAATGGGAATGGACGAACAGGAACAGAATCTTTTCGGACAAAAAAATACCAAGGACAATCGTTCGGTTTTTAGTGCGGGTCTTGAATATACTCTACCAATGCTCATAAAAGCGCAAGTTGAGGTGTATACCGATGGAAATGTGAGATTACAATTTGAACGAAAAGACATTCCACTTTCGCAACGACTTCGAATGAATTTAATGTGGAATACGGATAAAGAATATATGGCAGGATTAAAATATATTGTTGCGAGAAACTTTGGAATTACAACACATTATGACAGCGATATGGGAATTGGATTTGGTGTTAATCTTAACTACTAA
- a CDS encoding heavy metal translocating P-type ATPase, translated as MTHQYIISGMSCNGCRTKVEKTLNEVEGVQAEVTLNPPTATITMDKHVPTEKFQKILSAVGNYTIEMDSPKNHSETVKSCCSGHKKEHHNHHKAETKKVHQHSANGVYYCPMHCEGDKTYNKPGDCPVCGMDLVPQVAVTATQFICPMHPEIVSNEPGDCPICGMDLVPIQASESEENKTYTDLLKKMKIAILFTLPIFIISMSEMIPNNPLYNIMSIEKWNWVQFLFSLPVLFYAGWMFFVRAYKSIVTWNLNMFTLIGIGTSVAFLFSIVGMFFPHIFPSEFKSHHGTIHLYFEAATVIITLVLLGQLLEAKAHGQTNGAIKELLKLAPTEATLVENGMDKVISIHNIKKGDLLRVKPGEKIPVDGKITSGESSIDESMITGEPIPVDKKTGDAVISGTINGTKSFVMIAEKVGSETMLSQIIQMVNDASRSRAPIQKLADRVSKYFVPTVVIISILTFLLWAKFGPEPAYVYGLINAIAVLIIACPCALGLATPMSVMVGVGKGAQNGILIKNAEALENMNKIDVLITDKTGTITEGKPSVEKIYAINNDEDFLLQNIASLNQHSEHPLAQAVVQFAKAKNSLFKEVQGFETIAGKGVLGTTEGKKVALGNKKLMLEIGASVSEDLEKQVIAEQNLGKTISYISIEKEVLGYVAITDAIKENSAKAIKELIAQGVEVIMMTGDNYNTAKAVAEHLHLSSFKADCLPEDKLKEIERLQAQGKIVAMAGDGINDAPALAQSNIGIAMGTGTDVAIESAKITLVKGDLNGIVKAKNLSHAVMSNIKQNLFFAFIYNTLGVPIAAGILYPFLGILLSPMLAAVAMSLSSVSVIVNALRLRNLKL; from the coding sequence ATGACTCATCAATATATAATTTCAGGAATGTCTTGCAACGGATGCCGAACCAAAGTCGAAAAAACTTTGAATGAAGTCGAAGGCGTTCAGGCAGAAGTAACTTTGAATCCACCAACGGCTACGATAACAATGGACAAACATGTTCCGACAGAAAAATTTCAGAAAATTTTATCAGCGGTTGGAAATTATACTATTGAAATGGATTCTCCTAAAAACCATTCTGAAACAGTTAAATCTTGCTGTTCAGGTCATAAAAAAGAACATCACAATCATCATAAAGCAGAAACTAAAAAAGTGCATCAGCATAGTGCAAATGGCGTTTATTATTGTCCAATGCATTGTGAAGGCGATAAAACATATAACAAACCCGGAGATTGTCCAGTTTGCGGAATGGATTTAGTTCCGCAAGTTGCCGTAACTGCAACACAATTTATTTGTCCGATGCATCCTGAAATTGTATCAAACGAACCAGGCGATTGTCCGATCTGCGGAATGGATTTGGTTCCGATACAGGCTTCTGAAAGCGAAGAAAACAAAACTTATACTGATTTATTGAAGAAAATGAAAATCGCGATTTTGTTTACGCTTCCTATTTTCATTATTTCAATGTCAGAAATGATTCCGAATAATCCGCTTTACAATATAATGTCAATCGAAAAATGGAATTGGGTCCAATTCCTGTTTTCACTTCCAGTCTTATTTTACGCAGGATGGATGTTTTTCGTTCGCGCTTACAAATCGATTGTAACCTGGAATCTGAACATGTTTACTTTAATCGGAATTGGAACCAGCGTTGCGTTCCTATTTAGTATTGTCGGAATGTTTTTTCCTCATATTTTCCCTTCTGAATTCAAATCGCATCACGGAACCATTCATTTATATTTTGAAGCTGCAACTGTAATTATCACTTTAGTTTTATTAGGACAATTATTAGAAGCCAAAGCACACGGGCAAACTAACGGCGCAATCAAAGAATTATTAAAATTAGCTCCAACTGAAGCGACTTTGGTAGAAAATGGGATGGATAAAGTTATCTCCATTCACAACATCAAAAAAGGCGATTTACTTCGTGTAAAACCTGGAGAAAAAATTCCCGTTGACGGAAAAATAACTTCAGGCGAAAGCAGTATCGACGAATCGATGATTACGGGAGAACCAATTCCAGTTGACAAAAAAACAGGCGATGCTGTGATTTCTGGAACAATAAACGGCACAAAATCTTTTGTAATGATTGCTGAAAAAGTAGGATCAGAAACGATGCTTTCACAGATTATCCAAATGGTAAATGATGCTAGCAGATCTCGCGCACCGATTCAGAAATTAGCCGATCGCGTTTCTAAGTATTTTGTACCGACCGTAGTTATCATTTCGATTTTGACATTCTTACTTTGGGCAAAATTCGGTCCAGAACCTGCTTACGTTTACGGTTTAATCAATGCGATTGCCGTTTTAATTATTGCCTGTCCATGCGCACTTGGATTGGCAACACCGATGTCAGTAATGGTCGGAGTTGGAAAAGGCGCACAAAACGGAATCTTGATTAAAAATGCCGAAGCATTAGAAAACATGAATAAAATTGATGTTTTAATTACAGATAAAACAGGAACAATTACGGAAGGAAAACCATCTGTAGAAAAAATCTATGCTATAAATAATGACGAAGACTTTCTGCTTCAAAACATTGCTTCCTTAAATCAACATAGCGAACATCCTTTGGCGCAGGCCGTAGTACAATTCGCGAAAGCAAAAAATAGTTTATTCAAAGAAGTTCAAGGTTTTGAAACTATTGCGGGAAAAGGAGTTTTAGGAACTACAGAAGGTAAAAAAGTAGCTTTAGGTAATAAAAAATTAATGCTTGAAATCGGCGCTTCTGTTTCTGAAGATTTAGAAAAACAAGTTATTGCCGAACAAAATTTAGGCAAAACGATTTCTTATATTTCAATTGAAAAAGAAGTTTTAGGCTATGTTGCCATTACCGATGCGATCAAAGAAAACAGTGCAAAAGCCATTAAAGAATTAATCGCTCAAGGTGTTGAGGTTATCATGATGACGGGCGATAATTATAATACCGCAAAAGCAGTTGCTGAACATTTACATTTAAGTTCTTTTAAAGCAGATTGTCTTCCTGAAGATAAATTAAAAGAAATTGAACGTCTTCAAGCACAAGGAAAAATTGTGGCGATGGCGGGAGACGGAATCAACGATGCACCTGCTTTGGCTCAATCCAACATTGGAATCGCAATGGGAACAGGAACGGATGTTGCTATTGAAAGTGCAAAAATAACTTTGGTAAAAGGTGATCTTAACGGAATTGTAAAAGCCAAAAACCTCAGCCATGCTGTAATGTCAAATATCAAACAGAATTTATTCTTTGCTTTTATATATAACACTTTGGGCGTTCCGATTGCAGCAGGAATTTTATATCCGTTTTTAGGAATTTTACTTTCGCCTATGTTGGCTGCCGTTGCCATGAGTTTGAGTTCTGTATCTGTAATCGTAAATGCTTTGCGATTGAGAAATTTAAAATTATAA
- a CDS encoding GIN domain-containing protein gives MKKSTALLLLLFVTTLTFAQKREKIKGSKVVTTSVKEVGSFDAIEVDDNLEVYLEQGEKNEIKIEADDNLHDIIGMDLREKTLRLYTNKESTIFKKLAVKVTYTKTLNKVITKNEAVVYAIQELQLDDITMNCLDFSKLFLNVNAKKFTLIADDKTRTELNLKADDGTIQLSKNAVLKTLVSAIKFKCDLYQRGNAAIEGIAEKATIRLDNNSVFTGTKFTLKDANVTAENFAVGSIFAETTVSLAIGDKAEISLLGSPAITLTRFSEEAKLIKKIK, from the coding sequence ATGAAAAAAAGTACAGCGCTACTCCTATTATTATTTGTTACAACATTGACTTTTGCTCAAAAAAGAGAAAAAATTAAAGGTTCTAAAGTTGTAACGACTTCGGTAAAAGAAGTTGGAAGTTTTGACGCCATTGAAGTCGATGATAATTTGGAAGTTTATTTGGAACAAGGAGAAAAAAATGAGATTAAAATCGAAGCCGATGATAACTTGCACGATATTATTGGAATGGATTTAAGAGAAAAAACGCTTCGATTGTACACCAATAAAGAATCTACTATTTTCAAGAAATTAGCAGTTAAGGTTACTTACACGAAAACATTAAATAAAGTAATCACTAAAAATGAGGCTGTAGTTTATGCCATTCAAGAATTGCAATTGGATGATATTACGATGAATTGTCTTGATTTTTCTAAGTTGTTTTTGAACGTAAATGCAAAAAAATTCACTTTAATTGCTGATGACAAAACAAGAACAGAACTAAACTTAAAAGCCGACGACGGAACGATACAATTGAGTAAAAATGCGGTTCTTAAGACTTTGGTTTCTGCTATAAAATTCAAATGTGATTTGTACCAAAGAGGAAATGCCGCAATTGAAGGTATTGCTGAAAAAGCAACTATTCGATTAGATAATAATTCGGTTTTTACTGGAACAAAATTCACATTGAAAGATGCAAATGTTACTGCCGAGAATTTTGCTGTAGGAAGCATTTTTGCAGAAACAACTGTTTCTTTAGCAATTGGAGATAAAGCAGAAATTTCTCTTTTAGGCAGTCCTGCTATTACCTTAACTCGTTTTTCTGAAGAAGCTAAGTTGATTAAGAAGATAAAATAG
- a CDS encoding DUF4442 domain-containing protein — protein sequence MALSVSKLNKFVLFKLPSAYFCGVRVKDINDSSCTVTVKHRWINQNPFNSMYFAVQAMAAELTTGALVISQIQQSGKEISMLVANNKGNFTKKATGRITFVCKDGHLIADAIKKTIETGEGQTFWMKSIGTNEEGVQVSEMDFEWSIRVK from the coding sequence ATGGCACTTTCGGTATCAAAACTTAATAAGTTCGTTCTGTTTAAACTTCCTTCTGCATACTTCTGTGGGGTACGTGTTAAAGATATAAACGATTCTAGCTGTACGGTAACGGTTAAACACAGATGGATTAATCAGAATCCATTTAATTCGATGTATTTTGCAGTTCAGGCAATGGCAGCAGAATTAACAACTGGAGCTTTGGTCATTTCTCAAATTCAGCAAAGCGGAAAAGAGATTTCGATGTTAGTAGCCAATAATAAAGGAAACTTTACTAAAAAAGCTACTGGAAGAATAACATTTGTTTGTAAAGATGGACATCTAATTGCAGACGCAATCAAAAAAACTATCGAAACAGGAGAAGGGCAGACTTTCTGGATGAAATCTATTGGTACAAATGAAGAAGGTGTGCAGGTTTCGGAGATGGATTTTGAATGGAGTATTCGAGTGAAATAG
- a CDS encoding PadR family transcriptional regulator codes for MNIENTKAQMRKGVLEFCILSVLKEKDAYTSEILDTLKNAKLLVVEGTVYPLLTRLKNDGLLNYRWEESTSGPPRKYYGLTEIGQTFLNELSGTWTELSDAVNLITNQNQ; via the coding sequence ATGAACATTGAAAACACAAAAGCACAGATGCGCAAAGGTGTTCTTGAGTTTTGCATCTTATCTGTTCTAAAAGAAAAAGACGCATATACATCTGAAATATTAGACACTTTAAAAAACGCAAAATTACTAGTTGTAGAAGGAACTGTTTACCCGTTGTTAACTAGATTAAAAAATGACGGTTTACTTAATTATCGCTGGGAAGAATCGACCTCAGGTCCGCCGCGAAAATATTATGGATTAACCGAGATAGGACAAACTTTTTTAAACGAACTTAGCGGTACTTGGACAGAATTGTCTGACGCTGTAAACTTAATCACCAATCAAAATCAATAA
- a CDS encoding head GIN domain-containing protein has product MIKIIIHITKFIIATVTALLFASCNFNVNAIEGSGHVTKEKRIVQGDFKNVSVSNAIDVVIEQSDVTEITVEADDNLQNEIVTKVENGTLIIKCKFSSFRNITAKKVTVKMPVVDKIEASSASSVITKGVVEGQDITLETSSAGSMNVNIESDKISADAGSAGSINIEGKALSFNSSASSGGSIDAEKLMANEVEAKAASGATISVNPIVTLRAKASSGGSVNYSGSPKTIEKEASSGGTISKN; this is encoded by the coding sequence ATGATCAAAATAATCATTCATATTACGAAATTTATAATTGCAACTGTAACCGCTTTGTTATTTGCTTCTTGTAATTTTAATGTAAATGCTATAGAAGGCAGCGGACACGTTACAAAAGAAAAAAGAATTGTTCAAGGAGACTTTAAAAATGTTTCTGTAAGCAATGCCATTGATGTCGTTATCGAACAATCTGATGTAACCGAAATCACAGTTGAAGCGGATGATAATCTTCAAAATGAAATTGTTACAAAAGTTGAAAACGGAACTCTAATTATAAAATGTAAATTCAGTTCTTTCCGTAATATTACTGCTAAAAAGGTAACCGTAAAAATGCCAGTTGTTGATAAGATTGAAGCTTCTAGTGCATCATCAGTTATAACTAAAGGAGTTGTTGAAGGGCAAGATATTACGTTGGAAACTTCTAGCGCCGGATCGATGAATGTGAATATTGAGTCTGATAAAATTTCAGCAGATGCAGGAAGCGCAGGTTCTATTAACATCGAAGGTAAAGCTTTGAGTTTTAATTCTTCTGCGTCAAGCGGAGGAAGTATCGATGCCGAAAAACTAATGGCAAACGAAGTAGAAGCAAAAGCAGCTAGCGGAGCAACCATTTCTGTAAACCCAATTGTAACCTTAAGAGCAAAGGCTTCAAGCGGAGGAAGTGTAAACTATAGCGGTTCTCCAAAAACAATTGAAAAAGAAGCAAGTTCTGGAGGAACTATTAGCAAAAACTAA
- a CDS encoding GIY-YIG nuclease family protein, whose translation MFGFFLLIPISMFFVYILYSTTKEKFYIGQTNDIEDRLRRHNSGQSLSTKNGIPWKIIYTIQLESRSEAMNLESKIKKRGAKRYLQDLNFEYQL comes from the coding sequence ATGTTCGGCTTTTTTCTTTTAATTCCAATTTCTATGTTTTTCGTTTATATTCTTTACAGTACTACAAAAGAAAAGTTCTACATCGGTCAAACAAATGATATCGAAGATAGACTTAGAAGACACAATAGCGGACAATCATTATCTACAAAAAATGGTATTCCATGGAAAATCATTTACACAATTCAACTAGAATCAAGATCTGAAGCAATGAATTTAGAATCTAAAATAAAAAAACGCGGTGCTAAAAGATACCTACAAGATCTTAATTTTGAATATCAATTGTAA
- a CDS encoding PspC domain-containing protein, producing MNKTVNINLGGMFFHIDEDAYLKLTRYFDAIKRSLNNSSGQDEIIKDIEMRVSELLTEKQKSEKHVVGLKDVDEVIAVMGQPEDYRIEDEENTNQSFSNYGARKHKKLYRDKEKGLIGGVATGLGHYFGIDAVWIKILFLVFVFAGFGTGILAYFVLWIVTPEAITTSEKLEMTGEPVTISNIEKKVREEIDTLSDKFKNADYDKMGNQVKSGAERISSSFGDFIMTVFKIFAKFLGVILIISGISTLIMLLIGVFTLGTNIFIDFPWQNFVEAGNFTEYPLWSFGLLMFFVVGIPFFFLTLLGFKLLSPNLKSIGNITKYTLLAIWIISIAILASIGIKQATEVSYDNKVVEKKEIAIRPQDTLYIKFKHSDYYAKSLNERREFEFVQDSANNELIYSNDVSLHILHTDEVAPFIQIEKSARGNSFTNAKKRAEKINYKFQIVGNHLILDNYFLTDVKNKFRGQEVDIYIYLPEGQLVKPDSSVRDYYNSDEGFFNLNYDGDYNYKVENSKVKCLNCPADHDSDYDYDTEQVDTIVNDTVNEVSVKINGKEIINGKKTKGKLTTDKNGVIIKIN from the coding sequence ATGAACAAAACAGTAAATATTAACTTAGGCGGGATGTTTTTTCACATAGATGAAGACGCATACTTAAAATTAACACGCTACTTTGACGCTATAAAACGATCACTTAACAACTCTTCTGGACAAGATGAAATTATTAAAGATATCGAAATGCGTGTTTCTGAATTATTGACAGAAAAACAAAAAAGCGAGAAACATGTTGTTGGACTGAAAGACGTTGATGAAGTGATTGCGGTTATGGGACAACCAGAAGATTACAGAATTGAAGACGAAGAAAATACGAACCAATCATTCAGTAATTACGGTGCAAGAAAACACAAAAAATTATACCGTGATAAAGAAAAAGGATTAATTGGCGGTGTAGCTACAGGTTTAGGTCATTACTTCGGAATTGACGCTGTATGGATTAAAATCTTATTCTTAGTATTCGTTTTTGCAGGTTTTGGAACAGGAATTTTAGCTTATTTCGTTCTTTGGATTGTAACTCCAGAAGCGATTACAACTTCTGAAAAATTAGAAATGACCGGAGAACCAGTAACAATTTCAAACATCGAAAAAAAAGTTCGCGAAGAAATTGATACCCTTTCTGATAAATTTAAAAATGCAGATTATGACAAAATGGGAAACCAAGTAAAGTCGGGAGCTGAGAGAATAAGTAGTTCATTTGGAGACTTTATAATGACGGTTTTTAAAATTTTCGCAAAATTTTTAGGCGTAATTCTAATCATAAGCGGAATCTCAACTTTGATCATGTTATTGATTGGCGTTTTTACTTTAGGAACAAATATCTTTATTGATTTTCCTTGGCAGAATTTTGTCGAAGCAGGAAACTTTACAGAATATCCGCTTTGGTCATTTGGATTATTAATGTTTTTTGTAGTTGGAATTCCGTTTTTCTTCTTAACACTTTTAGGATTTAAATTGTTATCTCCAAACTTAAAATCAATCGGAAACATTACAAAATATACACTTTTAGCTATTTGGATTATTTCTATTGCAATTTTGGCAAGCATTGGGATTAAACAAGCAACTGAAGTTTCATACGATAATAAAGTTGTAGAAAAGAAAGAAATCGCAATTCGTCCGCAAGACACTTTGTATATCAAATTTAAACATAGCGATTACTATGCAAAAAGCCTAAATGAAAGAAGAGAATTTGAATTTGTACAAGATTCTGCAAACAATGAATTGATTTATTCTAATGATGTAAGTTTACATATTTTGCACACAGATGAGGTTGCTCCTTTTATTCAAATCGAAAAAAGCGCAAGAGGAAATTCTTTTACAAATGCGAAAAAAAGAGCAGAAAAAATTAATTACAAGTTTCAAATTGTCGGAAATCATTTAATTTTGGATAATTATTTTCTGACAGATGTTAAAAACAAATTTAGAGGTCAAGAAGTTGACATCTACATTTACCTACCAGAAGGACAATTAGTTAAACCAGATTCTTCTGTTAGAGATTATTACAATTCTGACGAAGGTTTCTTTAACCTAAATTACGATGGAGATTACAATTATAAAGTTGAAAATTCTAAAGTAAAATGTCTAAACTGCCCTGCAGACCACGACAGCGATTACGATTACGACACAGAACAAGTAGACACGATTGTTAATGATACCGTAAATGAAGTTTCTGTTAAAATTAATGGAAAAGAAATTATAAACGGAAAAAAGACCAAAGGGAAGCTAACCACTGACAAAAACGGAGTTATAATTAAAATTAACTAA
- the trxB gene encoding thioredoxin-disulfide reductase — MSNTIEKIKCLIIGSGPAGYTAAIYAARANMNPVLYQGMQPGGQLTTTNEVENFPGYVDGVTGPEMMIQLQDQAKRFGADIRDGWATKVDFSGDIHKVWINDSIELHCETVIISTGASAKYLGLPSEQHYLNMGGGVSACAVCDGFFYRNQEVVIVGAGDSACEEAHYLSKLCKKVTMLVRSEKFRASKIMEERVRKTENIEILMNHDTVEVLGDSNVVHAIKALNKTTGEVIEIPATGFFVAIGHKPNTDIFKDYITLDETGYIVNTPGTSKTNVDGVFVAGDAADHVYRQAITAAGTGCMAALDAERYLASKE; from the coding sequence ATGTCAAATACAATTGAAAAAATTAAATGCCTTATTATAGGTTCTGGTCCAGCGGGCTATACTGCGGCTATTTATGCAGCCAGAGCAAATATGAATCCAGTATTATACCAAGGAATGCAGCCTGGTGGTCAATTGACTACAACTAATGAAGTTGAAAACTTTCCAGGTTATGTTGATGGAGTTACTGGACCAGAAATGATGATTCAGTTACAAGATCAAGCAAAACGTTTTGGTGCTGATATTCGTGATGGTTGGGCTACAAAAGTTGATTTTTCTGGGGATATTCATAAAGTTTGGATTAACGATTCAATCGAATTACACTGTGAAACTGTAATTATTTCTACAGGTGCTTCGGCTAAATATTTAGGATTACCATCAGAACAACACTATTTAAATATGGGTGGAGGAGTTTCTGCTTGCGCTGTTTGCGACGGATTTTTCTACAGAAACCAAGAAGTTGTAATTGTTGGTGCTGGAGATTCTGCTTGCGAAGAAGCACATTACTTATCTAAACTTTGCAAAAAAGTAACGATGTTAGTAAGAAGCGAGAAATTCAGAGCTTCTAAAATTATGGAAGAACGCGTTCGTAAAACAGAAAATATTGAGATTTTAATGAATCACGATACAGTTGAAGTTTTAGGAGATTCAAATGTTGTGCATGCTATTAAAGCTTTAAATAAAACAACTGGAGAAGTTATCGAAATTCCAGCAACTGGTTTCTTCGTAGCAATTGGTCACAAACCAAATACAGATATTTTTAAAGACTATATTACTCTTGACGAAACTGGCTATATCGTAAACACTCCAGGAACATCTAAAACAAATGTTGATGGTGTTTTCGTAGCTGGAGATGCTGCAGATCATGTATATCGCCAAGCTATTACTGCTGCTGGAACAGGTTGTATGGCAGCTTTAGATGCTGAAAGATATTTGGCTTCTAAAGAATAG